Proteins encoded together in one Rossellomorea sp. y25 window:
- a CDS encoding histidine kinase produces MSFQKNTLIETEAEYNHSASINGGAMFFSLRNRLFMIFTLLLTFPFLVLSILIPNWFTSIMEDRTKDSTIEMMEQYSLYIDSITSQAEDLGKQVLVNPTTQEWIKSEEKDGEATSAERLLMKNQLKAELSSMMINNSKAMSVSVYLNDGTGTAGNLPPLEKTIWFNDFYEEDQRWLRSHNDLMADQVNSYLLPLFDINTLDLSGVIKVNFPSSLLEKALSKIKLGENGKVYLLDGRGRNVLTGSIDTPKSVVKESLQSMKTGIGSSGLIEIPYEKEEYMIFYQKVKVGDWVLVSEITKSELFAKIDELQRNLLLTSGWIFLLTIMASYLLSSTIVKPLGKLTGAMKLVETGDFKRAKDFIPSIKTANDEIGYVVDVFGQTTNRLNTLIETEYEANIRRRDAEYKALLLQINPHFLNNTLEIIGGLAAQGKNKEVIDVTIHLGRIMRYSLNTETDMVTLGEEMTYIRRFTEILKLRYEEALTVSIQEDPDAASLPIIKFVIQPLVENAVKYSFIEKTAASIHISTKKVDDWVEIVIEDNGIGIPEAIVEELKHILERHESRNVLESKGRSIGLRNVLGRLKLYYGENFTYHIASEEKQGTTIALYIKSGRGDIHAEGDPGR; encoded by the coding sequence TTGAGTTTTCAAAAAAATACACTGATAGAAACGGAAGCAGAATATAATCATTCTGCCTCGATTAATGGAGGCGCTATGTTTTTCTCACTTCGCAACCGATTATTTATGATCTTTACGTTGCTTCTGACGTTTCCTTTTCTGGTTCTATCCATCTTGATCCCCAACTGGTTTACGTCCATCATGGAGGACCGGACGAAGGATTCGACGATCGAGATGATGGAGCAATATTCATTATATATTGATTCGATCACCTCCCAGGCAGAAGATTTAGGGAAGCAGGTATTGGTGAACCCGACGACTCAGGAATGGATTAAGTCCGAGGAAAAGGATGGAGAGGCTACGAGTGCCGAACGGCTTTTGATGAAGAACCAGTTGAAGGCCGAGTTATCCTCGATGATGATTAATAATTCCAAGGCGATGTCCGTGTCTGTTTATCTGAACGACGGGACGGGCACTGCGGGAAATCTTCCTCCTCTTGAGAAGACGATTTGGTTCAACGATTTTTATGAAGAAGACCAGCGCTGGCTGCGTTCCCATAATGATTTGATGGCTGACCAAGTAAACAGTTATCTTCTTCCTCTATTTGATATCAACACCCTCGATTTATCCGGTGTGATTAAAGTCAACTTTCCATCCTCCCTTCTTGAGAAAGCGTTAAGTAAGATCAAGCTGGGGGAAAACGGGAAGGTTTACCTGCTGGATGGCCGCGGCAGAAATGTGCTGACGGGCAGCATCGATACACCAAAGAGCGTGGTAAAAGAAAGTTTGCAGTCCATGAAAACGGGGATCGGAAGCTCTGGCTTGATTGAAATCCCTTATGAGAAGGAAGAGTATATGATCTTCTATCAAAAGGTAAAGGTAGGGGACTGGGTGCTCGTCAGTGAAATTACCAAGTCTGAATTGTTCGCGAAGATCGATGAGCTTCAGAGGAACCTTCTTTTGACGAGTGGCTGGATTTTCTTATTGACGATTATGGCGTCTTATCTTCTTTCTTCTACGATTGTCAAGCCGTTAGGGAAATTGACGGGTGCCATGAAGCTGGTGGAAACAGGGGACTTTAAAAGAGCGAAGGATTTCATCCCTTCGATCAAGACGGCAAATGACGAGATTGGGTATGTGGTGGATGTGTTCGGACAGACAACGAACCGGTTGAACACTCTGATTGAAACTGAATATGAAGCGAACATCCGCAGGCGGGATGCGGAGTACAAGGCACTGCTCCTGCAAATCAATCCCCATTTCCTCAATAATACCCTGGAAATCATCGGAGGGCTGGCAGCGCAAGGGAAAAACAAAGAGGTGATTGACGTCACGATCCATTTAGGGAGAATCATGAGATATTCCCTCAATACGGAAACAGACATGGTGACACTTGGGGAGGAAATGACCTATATACGGAGGTTTACAGAAATTCTCAAGCTGCGTTATGAAGAGGCTCTGACGGTTTCCATCCAGGAGGATCCTGATGCTGCCTCACTACCAATCATTAAGTTTGTCATACAGCCACTCGTGGAGAATGCGGTGAAATATAGTTTCATAGAGAAGACGGCAGCCTCTATCCACATATCCACGAAGAAAGTGGATGACTGGGTGGAGATTGTGATTGAAGACAACGGAATCGGAATCCCTGAGGCAATCGTGGAAGAATTGAAGCATATTCTTGAACGCCATGAATCGAGGAATGTATTGGAGAGCAAAGGACGGAGCATCGGGCTGAGAAATGTCCTTGGCCGCTTGAAGTTGTATTACGGAGAAAATTTTACCTATCACATTGCATCTGAAGAGAAGCAAGGCACTACCATTGCCTTGTACATAAAGAGTGGAAGGGGGGATATTCATGCTGAAGGTGATCCTGGTCGATGA
- a CDS encoding response regulator transcription factor: MLKVILVDDEIQIRKGLKWKVNWEEEGYDIVGEASNGKEALQVVEEEKPDLVLTDVRMPVMDGIQLVKTLSAEYPDIKVIVLSGYADFEYVRSSLVEGVKDYLLKPVDPEELSTALRKSKHEIEAEKKRRIETDRMTQLIHHHAEEMREQYLLHLVKDEWAELNITGERLRQLKLDELAGEDAVVQFITVEIRSLEGEQVRELFLPFRMLCRELSYEHEGVLSFYDTSYPNMIHFLCHHHSGENQARLFVSELQRSVSTYLKLETVIGLGKEVRGLSQLKNGYISSLLSWSQSSAGAKSQLIDGTTNKQTIEFTEEAEWKLSNSMEQGDFGTFKKLLLASLAECDQQSMMSYSFVANRVLFMLGSMARKYDLYSDDMKKMIWNCQLSIWELTSRDRVKENLLEAARSITEKVSETRRSSNGTAIVENVRQYMDRHYANEISLTSLADQFHINSAYLSEMFKEQVGQNFSDYLVNLRMDKARSLLMDEQLKIIEIAHLVGYSNSGYFSTVFKKRFGQKPLDYRKSMIADRAGEAR, translated from the coding sequence ATGCTGAAGGTGATCCTGGTCGATGATGAAATCCAGATTCGGAAAGGACTCAAGTGGAAGGTCAATTGGGAAGAGGAAGGATACGATATTGTCGGTGAGGCTTCGAATGGAAAGGAAGCGCTGCAGGTCGTAGAAGAAGAAAAGCCAGATCTCGTCCTGACCGATGTCAGAATGCCCGTCATGGATGGGATTCAACTGGTGAAGACGTTATCGGCCGAGTATCCGGATATCAAGGTCATTGTGTTGTCTGGCTATGCTGATTTCGAGTATGTCCGATCGTCGTTGGTCGAAGGCGTTAAAGATTATCTCCTAAAGCCTGTCGATCCAGAGGAATTATCCACTGCCCTCAGAAAGAGCAAGCATGAAATCGAAGCCGAGAAGAAAAGAAGGATCGAAACGGACAGAATGACCCAATTGATTCACCATCATGCAGAGGAAATGAGGGAGCAGTACCTGCTTCATCTGGTGAAGGATGAATGGGCGGAATTGAACATCACCGGGGAAAGACTGCGGCAGTTGAAGCTGGATGAACTCGCAGGAGAGGATGCGGTCGTGCAGTTTATCACCGTCGAAATTCGAAGCTTAGAAGGTGAGCAGGTAAGGGAGCTGTTTCTCCCTTTCAGAATGCTGTGCAGGGAATTATCCTATGAGCATGAGGGGGTTTTGTCCTTTTATGATACGAGCTATCCGAATATGATCCATTTCCTCTGTCATCATCATTCAGGTGAGAATCAAGCTCGGCTTTTTGTTAGTGAGCTTCAACGCAGTGTCAGCACGTATCTGAAACTTGAAACGGTCATCGGGTTAGGCAAAGAGGTGAGAGGCTTATCTCAGTTGAAGAACGGGTATATTTCATCGCTTCTTTCCTGGAGTCAAAGTTCAGCAGGCGCCAAGTCTCAGCTCATCGATGGGACAACGAATAAGCAGACCATCGAGTTTACGGAGGAAGCGGAATGGAAGCTTTCAAACAGTATGGAGCAGGGTGATTTCGGCACTTTCAAGAAACTCCTCCTCGCGAGTCTTGCAGAATGTGACCAGCAATCGATGATGTCGTATTCCTTTGTTGCGAACCGGGTGCTGTTCATGCTTGGATCCATGGCAAGGAAATACGATCTGTATTCCGATGACATGAAGAAAATGATATGGAACTGTCAATTGAGTATATGGGAACTGACCTCCAGGGACCGGGTGAAAGAAAATCTACTGGAGGCAGCAAGGTCGATTACGGAAAAAGTGAGTGAAACCCGCCGTTCCTCAAATGGCACCGCCATCGTGGAGAATGTGAGACAGTATATGGATCGGCACTACGCCAATGAAATTTCCTTAACCTCCCTTGCGGATCAATTCCATATCAATTCAGCCTATTTATCGGAGATGTTTAAAGAACAGGTGGGACAGAATTTCAGTGATTATCTCGTAAATCTTCGAATGGACAAAGCCCGGTCCCTATTAATGGATGAACAGTTAAAGATCATTGAGATTGCTCATCTTGTGGGTTACTCCAATTCAGGCTATTTCAGCACCGTTTTCAAGAAGAGATTCGGGCAGAAGCCCTTGGACTATCGAAAATCCATGATAGCGGATAGGGCGGGGGAGGCGCGATGA
- a CDS encoding sugar ABC transporter substrate-binding protein: MKYKLTAIYLTASILIGTAGVYIVFYFTSFQDGGGEQVGEKVDDESKIHLTFWRNRGTDLENQAYDELVNEFNKEHPEIEVEMVPIAYGDYELKLRTEIAAGDPPDIMTIDTPTLALYASAGSLLSLDSYMRNGGHIEDLASPTLKGITYEDEIYLSPIVESSVALFYNIHLFEKAGVPLPSKNPNDPMTWEEVLEAAKKISALSPDVTGIDPAQGFPDGESPSYFKMPLLWQFGGDVLGPDNQTARGYLNSPESLEALQFYQDLYQVHKVAKVEMPPEALETEKLGMTVLGSWMVESLSMMNPDFRLGEDFGITALPKGTYQAVPNGGWSLGISSETDYPDEAWEFIRYVTSFEGAKKYVEITGDVPARYSVAEAFPEFNEYPKNIFVQQAQKYSKNRPVTPAYPVVSDAVKTLFEDVGIGGKDVRTSAEEAVRKINEELNDME; the protein is encoded by the coding sequence ATGAAATACAAATTAACTGCCATCTATCTTACAGCTTCGATTCTCATTGGTACGGCCGGGGTATACATCGTCTTCTATTTCACCTCCTTCCAAGATGGTGGAGGAGAACAAGTAGGAGAAAAAGTGGATGACGAGTCTAAGATCCACCTGACATTCTGGAGAAACAGGGGGACGGACCTCGAAAATCAGGCATATGACGAGCTGGTGAATGAGTTCAATAAGGAGCATCCGGAAATTGAAGTAGAGATGGTCCCCATAGCATATGGTGATTATGAGTTGAAGCTTAGAACCGAAATCGCAGCGGGTGACCCTCCTGATATCATGACGATCGATACGCCGACCCTCGCCCTTTATGCCAGTGCAGGTTCTCTTCTATCTTTGGACAGCTATATGAGAAATGGTGGACACATAGAGGATCTGGCCTCTCCGACTTTAAAGGGAATCACGTATGAGGATGAAATCTACTTATCACCGATTGTAGAATCAAGTGTGGCACTTTTTTATAATATTCATTTATTCGAAAAAGCCGGGGTGCCGCTCCCATCCAAAAACCCGAATGATCCGATGACGTGGGAAGAGGTACTTGAAGCAGCAAAGAAAATATCTGCGTTATCCCCGGATGTCACGGGAATCGATCCGGCCCAGGGATTTCCTGATGGAGAGTCCCCGTCCTACTTCAAGATGCCGCTCCTCTGGCAATTCGGTGGTGACGTACTGGGTCCGGATAATCAGACGGCGAGGGGGTATTTGAACTCTCCGGAATCACTTGAAGCACTTCAGTTTTATCAGGATCTGTATCAAGTCCATAAAGTCGCCAAAGTGGAGATGCCTCCTGAGGCACTGGAAACCGAAAAGCTTGGGATGACGGTGCTCGGTTCATGGATGGTGGAGAGCCTCTCGATGATGAATCCTGACTTCCGATTGGGGGAGGACTTCGGCATTACAGCCCTTCCTAAGGGAACGTATCAGGCAGTTCCGAATGGAGGTTGGTCCCTCGGCATATCGTCTGAAACCGACTATCCTGATGAAGCGTGGGAGTTTATCCGTTACGTCACCAGCTTTGAAGGAGCAAAGAAGTATGTGGAAATCACCGGGGATGTTCCGGCCCGTTATTCTGTTGCAGAAGCCTTTCCCGAGTTCAATGAATATCCTAAGAATATTTTCGTACAGCAAGCACAGAAGTATTCAAAGAACAGACCGGTTACCCCCGCCTATCCTGTCGTCAGCGATGCAGTCAAAACCTTATTCGAAGACGTGGGGATCGGAGGGAAGGATGTAAGAACGTCTGCAGAAGAAGCCGTTCGAAAGATTAATGAAGAATTGAATGATATGGAATAG
- a CDS encoding ABC transporter permease subunit, producing MKKNYILYLFLAPAIILTIIFKYVPMYGASIAFKDFSPIRGIAGSEWVGWKHFSTFLSSPNFMDILVNTLKLSSFELLIGFPIPVILALMLNQLRNAGVKKNIQLILYAPHFISVVVISGMIFLFLSPTGPINAMLSVFTDKPISFMSDPDAFRSIYIWSGVWQGAGWASIIYVAALANVDPQLHDAATVDGASLLQRIWHIDLPTLKPVMAVLFILAAGGIMAIGFEKAYLLQTSMNLPTSEIISTYVYKRGLQAGDYSFATAVGLFNAVINVILLVFVNRVVKKLNEGEGLL from the coding sequence ATGAAGAAAAACTATATTCTTTACTTATTTCTTGCACCCGCTATCATTCTTACGATCATTTTCAAGTACGTTCCCATGTACGGGGCGTCGATTGCCTTTAAGGATTTCAGTCCGATCAGGGGTATAGCGGGCAGTGAATGGGTGGGATGGAAGCATTTTTCGACCTTTTTATCATCTCCTAATTTCATGGATATCCTGGTCAATACGCTGAAACTAAGCTCGTTTGAACTTCTGATCGGGTTCCCGATTCCTGTGATTCTGGCGCTCATGCTGAATCAACTCAGAAATGCAGGTGTGAAGAAGAACATCCAGTTGATCCTGTACGCCCCTCACTTTATTTCCGTCGTGGTCATCTCGGGGATGATCTTTCTCTTCCTATCGCCAACGGGACCGATTAATGCCATGCTGTCCGTCTTTACGGATAAACCGATTTCGTTTATGTCGGACCCTGATGCATTCAGGAGCATCTATATCTGGTCGGGTGTATGGCAGGGTGCAGGGTGGGCATCCATCATCTATGTGGCGGCACTCGCCAATGTGGATCCGCAGCTTCATGATGCAGCCACTGTAGACGGGGCTTCCCTGCTGCAACGCATTTGGCATATTGATTTACCGACGCTGAAGCCTGTCATGGCTGTCCTGTTCATCCTGGCTGCAGGTGGGATCATGGCAATTGGATTTGAGAAAGCTTACCTTTTACAGACGTCTATGAATCTGCCAACCTCGGAAATCATTTCGACCTATGTATACAAGCGGGGGCTGCAGGCGGGAGACTATTCATTTGCTACCGCAGTAGGATTATTCAATGCCGTCATCAATGTCATCTTACTAGTGTTTGTTAATCGGGTTGTAAAGAAATTAAACGAAGGCGAAGGTCTCTTATAG
- a CDS encoding carbohydrate ABC transporter permease, which produces MNQYTRSDKFILFINNILLGGIVIVVLFPLMYVLLASVLEPNVLVKKGLFISGSDWTFEGYKRIFEDGTIVKGFINSILYSFGFTLITVSVCIFAGYSLSADGLVGRKFIMVFFLITMFFNGGLIPTYMVVKDLGMLNTIWAIIVPNAINVWFIILARTYFKSIPNELKEAARIDGASEFRIFLNIVFPLSKPIIFVIALYAFIGQWNSYFDAMIYLEDRDLYPLQLVLRSILIQNEVQPGMIADQQAAAELQRISEMIKYSSIVLASLPLIIMYPFFQKYFEKGVMVGSLK; this is translated from the coding sequence ATGAACCAATACACCAGGTCCGATAAATTCATTCTTTTCATTAATAATATCCTGCTTGGGGGAATCGTGATCGTCGTTCTGTTTCCTTTAATGTACGTGTTACTGGCGTCGGTCCTTGAACCGAACGTGCTTGTGAAAAAAGGATTGTTCATCAGCGGTTCGGATTGGACATTTGAAGGATATAAACGGATTTTCGAAGACGGGACCATCGTCAAAGGATTCATCAATTCCATTCTGTATTCCTTTGGGTTCACCCTCATCACCGTGAGCGTCTGTATCTTTGCAGGCTATTCCCTCTCGGCTGATGGGCTCGTCGGCCGCAAGTTCATCATGGTGTTCTTTCTCATCACGATGTTCTTCAACGGAGGGCTGATCCCGACTTATATGGTGGTGAAGGACTTAGGGATGCTGAACACGATCTGGGCCATCATTGTCCCGAATGCCATCAACGTCTGGTTCATCATCCTGGCAAGAACGTATTTTAAATCAATTCCGAATGAACTGAAGGAAGCGGCAAGGATCGACGGGGCATCGGAGTTCAGAATCTTCCTGAACATCGTATTTCCATTGTCTAAACCGATCATCTTTGTCATCGCCCTCTATGCTTTCATTGGACAATGGAATTCCTATTTCGATGCGATGATCTACCTTGAAGACAGGGATCTGTACCCGCTTCAGCTCGTCCTGCGTTCCATCCTTATTCAGAATGAAGTACAGCCGGGAATGATCGCTGACCAGCAGGCGGCAGCGGAACTCCAAAGGATTTCTGAGATGATCAAGTATTCATCCATCGTATTGGCCAGTTTGCCGCTGATCATTATGTATCCATTCTTCCAGAAATACTTTGAAAAAGGTGTTATGGTGGGATCTTTAAAATAA
- a CDS encoding ABC transporter substrate-binding protein has protein sequence MGKKTKTMSVLLMSGMLLAAGCSNNSESASSENYELENVKFPLEEQVTLKMMTSSSPLAPDDPNEKLIFKRLEEETGVKIDWTNYTAGETFNEKRNLAIASGELPDAIMNAGYSDYELLKLAKDGAIVPVEDLIDEHMPNLKKVLDNAPEYRSMMTAPDGHIYSFPWIEELGSGKESIHSVDDFPWINVEWLNKLGLEMPKTTDELKQVLKAFKTQDPNGNGEADEIPMSFIINHGGEDVSFLFGSFGLGENWDHTVVTNDGEVKLTAADEGYKDAINYLNELYKEDLIDVEAFEQDWNTYLSKGKEGRYGMYFTWDKANITGMNDKYDLMPALEGPDGTKNVTRTNGMGFDRNRMVITSANENLELTAKWIDQFYNPLQSVQNNWGTYGDDKQQNIFEMDSATNSLKHLPLEGTAPVELREKTSVGGPLAILDEYYGAVTTKPDDAAWRLGLMKDVMVPDMKAENIYPRVFFSLDELDKLSKIETDLLSYVKRKKAEWITNGKADEEWADYLKELDRLGLQEWLKIKQDGYDRNQS, from the coding sequence ATGGGGAAAAAGACGAAGACAATGTCGGTACTACTGATGTCAGGCATGCTCCTGGCAGCGGGATGCAGCAACAACAGTGAAAGTGCTTCTTCTGAGAATTACGAACTGGAAAATGTGAAGTTTCCGTTGGAGGAACAGGTGACACTGAAGATGATGACGTCCAGTTCACCGCTCGCTCCGGATGATCCGAATGAAAAGCTGATTTTCAAAAGGCTGGAGGAAGAAACCGGAGTGAAGATCGACTGGACAAATTATACAGCAGGAGAAACCTTCAATGAAAAACGGAACTTGGCGATAGCAAGCGGCGAGCTTCCCGACGCGATCATGAATGCGGGATACAGTGATTACGAATTGTTGAAGCTTGCAAAGGATGGGGCGATCGTACCGGTTGAGGATCTAATAGATGAGCATATGCCCAACCTGAAAAAGGTCCTGGACAATGCGCCTGAGTATCGATCGATGATGACGGCACCGGACGGACATATCTATTCCTTCCCTTGGATTGAAGAGCTGGGTTCAGGGAAAGAAAGTATCCACTCCGTCGATGACTTCCCTTGGATCAATGTCGAGTGGCTAAATAAACTGGGGCTTGAGATGCCGAAAACAACCGATGAACTAAAACAAGTCCTGAAAGCATTCAAGACGCAGGATCCAAACGGAAATGGAGAGGCAGATGAAATTCCGATGTCATTCATCATCAATCATGGCGGTGAAGATGTGTCCTTCTTATTCGGCTCGTTCGGATTGGGGGAAAACTGGGATCACACCGTTGTCACGAATGACGGAGAAGTAAAGCTGACGGCAGCGGATGAAGGGTATAAGGATGCCATCAATTATTTGAATGAGCTATATAAAGAAGACTTAATAGACGTAGAAGCCTTTGAACAGGATTGGAATACTTACTTGTCCAAGGGAAAAGAAGGTCGCTACGGAATGTACTTCACATGGGATAAGGCCAATATCACGGGGATGAATGACAAGTATGACCTCATGCCTGCCCTTGAAGGACCGGATGGAACGAAGAATGTGACAAGAACCAACGGCATGGGATTCGACCGTAACAGAATGGTGATTACTAGTGCGAACGAGAACCTTGAATTGACGGCGAAATGGATTGATCAGTTCTATAATCCGCTTCAATCGGTTCAAAATAACTGGGGAACCTACGGAGATGATAAACAGCAAAACATCTTTGAAATGGATTCCGCAACCAATTCATTGAAGCATCTACCTTTGGAAGGCACTGCGCCTGTCGAGTTAAGGGAAAAAACGTCTGTTGGAGGGCCACTGGCCATTCTGGACGAATACTATGGAGCTGTTACGACGAAACCGGATGATGCTGCCTGGAGACTGGGGCTGATGAAGGATGTCATGGTACCGGATATGAAGGCAGAAAATATCTATCCTCGAGTATTCTTCTCCCTTGATGAATTAGATAAGCTTTCAAAGATCGAGACCGATTTACTTTCGTATGTGAAGCGGAAAAAGGCCGAATGGATCACGAATGGGAAGGCCGATGAAGAATGGGCAGATTACCTGAAAGAGTTGGATCGTCTCGGATTGCAAGAGTGGCTGAAAATCAAGCAGGATGGGTATGACCGAAATCAATCTTAA
- a CDS encoding glycoside hydrolase family 32 protein has product MTNPFREKTNLYSEAHRPQFHFSPKEKWLNDPNGMVFFEGEYHLFFQYHPHGTTWGPMHWGHAVSKDLIHWEELPIALYPDGHGAIFSGSAVVDWKNTSGFFEGESGGLVAIYTSADTYPDSERPRQRQSLACSRDNGRTWEKYGGNPVLSDEDITDYRDPKVFWHDDSERWVMVLATGQTITLYTSANLIDWEFASEFGQDEGAHFGVWECPDLFPLMVDGNPDHMKWVMLVSIGDNPDYKEGSRTQYFVGDFDGKTFTNCHDGDTILWLDYGRDNYAGVSWSDIQEKDGRRIYLGWMNNWRYANQVPTETWRGAMTLPRELTLVTTLSGVRLLQKPVTEFKQIRKETKVSEQIKLSEEECHSIEVDHALMELNLVVKLDDAKEINLDLHHSAEEKTSIRYERFTNTLSVDRTQSGIDGFSDSFSGISEGHVELMEDKLILQLFLDSSSIEVFAQEGRSAFTNLIFPKGTDTTLSLTAIGGKANVEQLSLTELSSIWSKE; this is encoded by the coding sequence ATGACAAATCCGTTTAGAGAAAAAACAAACCTATATTCAGAGGCACACCGGCCACAATTTCACTTTTCACCAAAGGAAAAGTGGCTGAATGATCCCAATGGGATGGTCTTTTTTGAAGGTGAATATCATCTGTTCTTTCAATATCATCCACACGGAACCACGTGGGGACCGATGCACTGGGGACATGCAGTCAGTAAAGATTTAATTCACTGGGAAGAACTGCCGATTGCTCTTTATCCTGACGGGCACGGTGCCATTTTCTCCGGAAGTGCCGTGGTGGACTGGAAGAATACGTCGGGGTTCTTCGAAGGGGAGAGTGGGGGACTTGTCGCCATTTATACAAGTGCTGATACGTATCCGGATTCCGAACGCCCGAGGCAGAGGCAAAGTCTTGCCTGTAGTCGTGACAACGGCCGGACGTGGGAGAAATACGGGGGGAATCCGGTCTTGTCTGATGAAGACATCACCGATTACCGGGATCCCAAAGTATTTTGGCATGACGACTCTGAACGTTGGGTGATGGTGCTCGCGACCGGTCAAACCATTACCCTGTATACATCCGCCAATTTGATCGACTGGGAGTTCGCAAGTGAATTTGGTCAGGACGAAGGGGCACATTTCGGAGTATGGGAATGCCCGGACCTGTTTCCCCTCATGGTGGACGGAAATCCAGATCATATGAAATGGGTGATGCTGGTAAGTATAGGCGACAATCCCGATTACAAGGAAGGGTCAAGGACCCAGTACTTTGTAGGAGACTTTGATGGAAAGACGTTTACCAACTGCCATGATGGGGACACCATTCTCTGGCTTGATTATGGACGAGACAACTATGCAGGAGTGAGTTGGTCCGATATTCAAGAAAAGGACGGCAGGCGCATCTACCTTGGATGGATGAACAATTGGAGATACGCAAACCAGGTTCCTACTGAAACGTGGAGAGGTGCCATGACGCTTCCAAGAGAGCTGACCCTGGTTACGACTTTAAGTGGAGTCCGTCTTTTGCAAAAACCTGTCACAGAGTTTAAGCAAATTAGAAAAGAAACAAAGGTCAGCGAGCAAATAAAGCTTTCGGAAGAGGAATGCCATTCGATTGAAGTGGATCATGCATTAATGGAATTGAATCTGGTTGTAAAGCTGGATGATGCAAAGGAGATCAACCTTGATCTCCATCATTCAGCAGAAGAGAAAACGAGTATTCGGTATGAAAGGTTCACCAATACGTTATCTGTCGATCGGACGCAGTCAGGAATAGACGGCTTTTCGGATTCGTTCTCCGGCATCTCGGAGGGGCATGTGGAATTAATGGAGGATAAGCTCATTCTTCAGCTATTCCTGGATTCATCCTCTATAGAGGTATTCGCACAGGAAGGCCGTTCCGCTTTCACCAATCTTATCTTTCCGAAGGGAACGGATACGACCCTTTCATTGACGGCTATTGGAGGAAAGGCGAATGTTGAACAACTATCCCTTACTGAACTCTCTTCTATCTGGAGTAAGGAATAG
- a CDS encoding carbohydrate kinase has translation MNEPTILCIGELLIDFFCTDIDTDLTKGQHFSKQAGGAPANVCATITTLGGKARFLSKVGNDPFGHFLKQTMMDLTMDDSSIIVDGNHPTTIAFVSLKKDGERDFVFNRGADAHLTEEELNESRWRDSSIIHFGSATALLDDPFKSAYLSFIQKVREEGKFVSFDPNFRADLWKDNVRAFIKLAEACVRNADFVKVSEEECKLISGYSNLSDGVNCLHRVGAHAVAVTLGKDGTLISNGKQSAVVPSVPVHSIDSTGAGDAFVGATLHQFNQHQNPLDLLDDIEQLKKVISNSNGVGAEVCTKMGAISAIMGLGDRHRVPSG, from the coding sequence ATGAATGAACCCACTATTCTGTGTATCGGAGAATTACTCATCGATTTCTTTTGTACAGACATTGATACAGACCTGACTAAAGGACAACACTTTTCTAAACAAGCAGGAGGAGCTCCCGCCAATGTGTGTGCGACCATTACCACACTTGGTGGCAAGGCCCGATTCCTAAGCAAAGTAGGAAATGACCCATTTGGCCATTTCCTGAAACAAACCATGATGGATCTTACCATGGATGATTCTTCGATTATCGTAGATGGAAATCATCCAACGACGATTGCTTTCGTCTCATTAAAAAAAGATGGAGAAAGAGATTTCGTGTTTAATAGAGGGGCAGACGCCCATCTGACAGAGGAAGAGCTGAATGAAAGCCGCTGGCGGGACTCATCCATCATTCACTTCGGCTCAGCCACCGCTTTACTGGATGATCCCTTTAAATCCGCTTACTTATCCTTTATCCAGAAAGTCAGAGAAGAAGGGAAATTCGTCTCCTTTGACCCGAACTTTCGAGCAGACTTATGGAAAGATAACGTGCGTGCCTTTATTAAGCTGGCAGAGGCATGCGTAAGAAATGCTGACTTCGTCAAAGTAAGTGAAGAGGAATGTAAACTCATTTCCGGATACTCCAATCTTTCAGACGGAGTCAACTGCCTCCATAGAGTGGGGGCTCATGCGGTAGCCGTCACCTTAGGGAAAGATGGGACCCTGATTTCAAATGGAAAACAATCAGCCGTCGTACCAAGCGTTCCCGTTCATTCCATCGACTCAACAGGGGCGGGGGATGCCTTTGTTGGGGCAACCCTACATCAATTCAATCAACACCAAAATCCCCTCGACCTTTTGGACGATATTGAACAACTAAAGAAAGTCATCAGCAATAGCAATGGCGTAGGGGCAGAAGTCTGTACAAAAATGGGAGCCATTAGCGCCATCATGGGACTGGGGGACAGGCACCGTGTCCCATCAGGATAA